ATTTGTTCAGAGAGTTTTTGCTGGGTCTTCTCTTCACTTCTCCCCCCGCAGTGCTGCCCTGAGCACTACTGTGCTCATCTTTGAGGATAGCCTGCTCTTCGTGGTCAGTCTCTCGGTGGTAGAAGTAGTTGAAGTTGGACACgatgacagggacagggagggcaaTGGTGAGCACACCCGCGATAGCACACAAGGAGCCCACAATCTTGCCCCCCACAGTGACAGGTCTCATGTCCCCATAGCCCACAGTAGTCATGGTTACCACTGCCCACCAGAAAGCATCAGGGATGCTGGAGAAATGAGACTCAGGGTCATCAGCCTCAGTAAAGTAGACGGCGCTGGAGAAGAGGATCACCCcgatgaagaggaagaagatgaggaggcccagctccctcatgCTGGCTTTCAAAGTCTGCCCCAAGATCTGCAGCCCCTTGGAGTGCCTGGAGAGCTTGAAGATCCTGAAGACTCTGACCAGGCGGATGACTCTGAGGATGGCCAGGGACATGGCTTGCTGCTGGCCCCCACCACCATTGCTACTGCCAGCcccgggctgctgctgctcatgggccagctcagtgcccagggTGATGAAGTAGGGGATGATGGCCACGATGTCGATGATGTTCATGATGTTGCGGGAGAACTCCGGCTTGCTGGGGCAGGCGAAGAAGCGCACGAGGAGCTCGAAGGTGAACCAGATCACACAGGTGGTCTCGATGATGAAGAAGGGGTCAGCCAGGCTACTGGGTGGCTGCATGGGTGGGGAGTCCCCGGGCGTGCCATTCAAACCTCCACCTTGTGGGGGCAGGGGTACGGGCATCTCCCTCTCGTCCCTGAACTCGGGCAGGGTCTCCAGGCAGAAGGTGATGATGGAGATGAGGATGACCAGCACGGAGACGATAGCGATGGCccgggctgagctggagctctcGGGGTACTCAAAGATGAGCCAGACCTGGCGCTGGAACTCATTGCGGGGCAGgggcttctcctcctctttGATGAAGCCCTCGTCCTCCCGGAAGCGCTCCATGGCCTCCTCACCCAGCTGGTAGAAGCGGATTTCGTCGGCGAAGACGTCGATGGAGACATTGACGGGCCGGCGGAGCTTGCCCCCGGACTGGTAGAAGTAGAGGATGCCGTCGAAGCTGGGCCGGTTGCGGTCGAAGAAGTACTCGTTGCGAAGCGGGTCGAAGTAGCGAATGCGCTTGTCGGGGTCTCCCAGCAGCGTGTCGGGGAACTGGTTGAGGGTGCCCAGCTGCGTCTCGAAGCGCAGCCCCGAGATGTTGATCAGCACCCGCTGGTGGTGCATGGCGCCCGGGttggccgccgccgcctcctcctcctcgtcgcccgccgccgccatggCCATGCCCCAGCGGTGTCCCCCTTCCTCGGACGGCCCCATGTCCGCGGCGGGGCGCGCTGCGCGGGGCGGCGgacgcggcggcggcgcgggggctGCGCGGAGCTCCGCCGGCCGCTCGTCGGGGCCgtccgcgccgccgccgcctcctgcGCGGGGACCCGGCGGGGGCCGCTCTCTCTGCTCGTCCtccgcgggcggcggcggcggcggcggcggcggggccggcggggcgcTCTCCTTGCCGTCGCTCAGCTGCGGCGAGCAGCCGGGGTGCAGCAAGTGGCCCCGCCAGCGCGCCCGGCCGCCGGCGGCCGCGGGATCGTCGGTTCCCGCGATGGCCGTGGTGCCGCCGTTCTCCAAAGTCACCAGCGCGATCtccatgggcagcagcagcagcagcggcggcggcggcggcgggaggcaGGCGCGTCTGAGGCGGCGGGCATGCTGCGCTCgccgccccgctgccgccgccggccACCTGCGGGCGGCcgcgctgccctgccctgccctgcccttgcCGACCCGCCTCCCCTCACTGCGCCGCCGAGCGCGGCCGAGCGCGGCCCCGGGGAGTCGCCCGGGGACCCGGATATGAACGAGCGATCATTATATTATGGTCGCTTGACGTCAAAGAGGATCCCTCCTGCTCCGCGCCCCCACGCAGGCAGCGGCAGCATCCCCCGGGGAGCTGGGAGCCGCATCCCCCCGCGCTCCGCCCCGCCGAGGGGCTGCGCGTCGGGGCGCGGACGCGctggggcagcggggccggctGTGGGGATACCCACAGGTGCCCGGCGGGGGATGCGCGGCGGGGACACCGCTCCGGAGGTGCGGGAGGCCGGCCCGGCAGTACGTGCGcccgggcagggggctggggctggggctgccctgcggGCCGGGGCGCGGGGCACAGCGCTCTTCGCTCCGCAGCCCCCGCAGGGCGATTACGGAGCGGCCCCTGCGCGTGGATTTGCTGGCAGCGAGCGCTTCTGGCTGCAAACCCCGCTCACCTCTAATGAAAATCAGAACTGAAAGCCTCGGGGATTCCGGGCTCCTCTTGGCGTGTGTCCCCCCCCGCCCCCACCTCCCCATTCCCCAGCGGAATAAAAACAAAGGAAGGgattgggtattttttttttttttccactttgcgTTTGCTCTCCCCGCTTCTGCTCCCTCGAGTTTCTCGCTGAATTTGTGTGGCTCCAAAAGGTGCTTCCCAAGCCAGCAAATGACATTTCTGCCGTGCTATTTTCATGTTAACATTTGCGCTTTTCCATTGATGCATTCTTAAACCCACATCCAAGGCTAAAACATTTCAGTAGATGCACATTTTATTAGAGAGAAACTAGTAGCTTTACACAATGACTTCTTACAGTTCAGTAATACAGTCAGTGCTAAGATCTTGCTATATTCAAGCCATGAACTCATCTATTCTACTCAAGGTCTGCAGGGAAATACACTAAATATGTATCTAAATACTGTAGGATTAGAACCTGTAGGTATATATACACCACTCCCGTCTTGTGGAGTTTCTGGTTTTCTAACAAAATTGATTGTGACCATTTTGCCTTCCAGTTGGCATCACAGTGACATTTTTTCCTAAATCCTTATGTTACTACTCATAGCTCCATCAAACACTTCACCTAGATTCACTGTGACTAGTGGCTTTCCCCTAATTTAAAACATTACCTCTGTGTATGAAATCTGCCCAAAGATATTAAAAGcactgccaaaatagaaaaccataATTGTATTAAATGGTTTCTGTAAGTGGTGGCTTGGATTTTATCTCCAAGAACTAAGCACAGAATTGCCAACCTGTTTTGCCACTGTTCCAGTGAATAAAGGACAGCTTTACTCACACCAGTAATTTCAAGAAGCAAAATTATGTAGAAGATAAGTTCTTCTTTCAAAATAATGGCCCTTTGATTTACAGTTATTTAATGGGATAACATATTAAACCTGCAAATGTAGGATAACACCCTCTGAGACTAGCAAAACCCACGATAAATACAGACACACCACAGACACAGCTGTGCACCCCAATAAGGGATCTGCTACCAGTGCATATTGGGGATTACAACCAGAGCAGGGCTTGCACACTCGAAAACTATTCTGGTTTTCCAGCTCTGTCAGAAAGGCATTCTTCCTCCAAACATTGCCTTGGGAATAACCATTTATTATGTCAGGAGAAAACATCCTCAGATATCTGTGACGGTGGACACCACTCAGAGCAGAATAAAGTGCACAGAAGAGCAGTAACTTGCTGCCTCTCAGATGTTTGTATCTATTCTGCCATTCCTTCATCATTAGCAGGGAATGCCTGGGAGGGACCATGCCAAATTTAAGTTCCAGTTCAAGATTCTAGCTTTCCCAAGTATCAAGTTGCAGTGTTCACATCCTGAATTTGAAGGCAGATGGGATTATGCTGAAgtgcaaagaaaaataagactTGCCGAAATTCACTTGGATTAAAGCCTTGCAGAAAACCTTATGAAGAAAATGTACATTTTCAGTTGATAGATCAGAAGAATGCAGCTGCTTGTACAGTATCTGAGTAACTTGTTGCTTCTTTCTTTGCAGTTTTCAAAGGTCTAAGAATCTGTTACAGTGTCTGTATGTGTAGGTACAaaagaagagcagaaaaaagGGACAAGAGAAATTGGGAGGATGATGTTAAAGGGGAAGGAACATCTACTCCAAGCAGGGAATTTTAAAGgacaatttttatttaatagccTTCATTTTTTCAGCTCAGTGTGAAGACATGCTCttgaagagcagcagaaagacAAGGTACTGGAGAGAAAGGACGACATGCAGACTAGGGAAGAATAGTGCTGAGATGTGCTACTAATGTTTTAACCAGGCAGTCCctgaaaataattcatttgtCCACATACTTGTGATTTAGCCAGAAGTTGAACACAGAAAATCAGTCCTTTACAGTCCTGCACATGCACAACAAAACCTAGCATTCactgcagctcccactgtgccattCCATAGCAGGCgtggctgctgggagctgtcctTCAGTGTTCCGCAGCGAGATGAAGGACCCATCCCATGGAGAAGTCCCACATGCTGAGAAATGAGCTGTGGGGATGGTCTGCAGGGGCTGCATTCACCTACCCACACCCAAAGTCACTCATGCACACACTACACTCTCCAGTACCCTGACCAAGGACACCTTGAGGACATCAGTCTTCTCACAAATACTACCTCTTGGGCCATCCCTGTCACTGATAGGGAGTGGTAGcatcacaaaaataaaaagacgATGCTGAGCACACCAAGCTCTTGAGGTTGCCCAGAGCCCTTTTCCTCCTCAGTGCTGATGGGACTCCATGTGCCTCCCTCGGCACATTTTGTGGATACAGGGACCCCGGGGTGACATGGGtgactcctttttttccttttccatgtgTTGACTAAATAACGGCGAGGTTGTGGCAGATGGTGAGGAAATCATCTGAAGGTGAGAGGAAACCGAAAGGGTTAAAGGAAAATCCGTGCCTCTGCCACTTGGTTAATTCCTCAGCAGCCTGATCCTGTCCTGAGATGATTCAGACCAGAGAGAGGCACTGCCACAGTCCCCAGGAGAGATCCTAGGGAAAAGGCTCCTATTTCCAGGAGGGTTAAGTACCAGGCCATTGACAAATCACAGTAAACATCTGGATGGAGCACTCCATTTATCAAGCCCTAATCCATGAAGCTATTCATTAATGAATTCAGCATATTCACACTGTTCTGTATATAGGGCTGGCTGATCTTTCTAAATGTTTGGTTTCTAGGTGGTTTACATCTGTAtcaacagatttttattttttgggtgAAGCAATCTACTGTATTCTGCTTTTACTTGTTTAATTGTTTAGAGCAagtcttttgtcttttttaaaaaaaacaaacaacacagCCATGTTTTCTGATAgtatataaaaaaaatccaatagcTAAAACCCAACCATGTCCCTGCGTTTTATATTGCTTTGCAATTTTAAGCCCAAGTTCCACTGGAAACTTTCCACCATACAGGGAtggaaaaaacataaaatagtaattgattttcttttctgtattttgttttgattaaaATGAGAATCCCTCTCATTTATCTTCAGAGAGAAAGTAAGCACTGAGTAAATGGTCTGGTTAATTCAAAAGTAATTTGATCTGAACATCCATAATTTACATTgactggaaaagcaggaaagatGCTGAGCACTACCAGATATCAAGCTTATTCATTTCAGCAGCCTACTTGCACTATGCTTTACATCTTGTTCATGTAAACTGCTCTATGAACATCTAATTACCCATAGTTTGTAAGGGGGAGACTTACACACCACCATGCCCTCAAAAGTCATCTGTTAAGACTGAATAAcactcctgctcccagcaaacACGGCTGTGGAGCTAAGTGTGCTGCTTTCcacacagctgtgccagcctcatTCCAGAGGAACTGCAGCCTTTGTCACTCATGTGTAGAAATAACATTTGGCCCAGAGGTTTTTCACAAATCCAGCTGTGGGTATTTTCAACCCACCCTCAAAGCTTTGGACTCTACCAGATAGCATGAGCCATCCAAGCTTGCAATTTATAGTTTCCATCCCCTTTTGACTTCCAGTTCTTTGCTGTGGTGTAATCTTTAATCCAGGGACTTGATTTTAGAGGCAAATTCCCATTCAATGCCTTTATTCTCTGTTAAATTCCAGAAGCACATAGCTGTGCTCTCAGGTTTTTTGTCACAACAGAGTTGCCTAGGTGGACAGTTCCAACTGGACAACCCAATTTTAAAACTGGAGAATGAAGACAAGCAAGGGCAATCTGAAGGAGTAACCTGCAGAGCCACTCAGCTATACCAATGCAGTTTTTTCTTCACTGCCAGTGCAAATATTCTCACAAGTGAATTTTGCTTGCATCAATGCTTCTTTAACAGCTGTGTTCCATGCCAATGTCTGTTCCTGTATGGAAAGCATGGTGTTTCTGTGCAAATTCAATCCTCCTTATCAGTCAACtgaaaatacttcattttcaTCCTGTGCCATCAAAGTCACACCAACAAAAAGATCTTACTCATTCAAGATCAGGCCACTCACtcaggctgtgaggaagagggACAGGAATGAATCAAAGGTTTCATGTCTAGAACAAGCGGTGACAGTGGTGTCTGATTTAGGTGATCAAACACTTCAAGCTGTCAGGTGACAGATTTGTACTTCCATGTTTTGTTACCACCTATGTGACCAGTGACACTCCAGAATCCATTGCTTTGTCATACATGGACACAAATTAAGCTGCATAGGCTGCCTTAAAAAAAGGTAAATGGCACGTTTacaaattaatgtattttaagaGTGGAAGAGCAAGGAGTAATCTCATTCAGATTTTGCACTCATTTCCAATTTTTAAGCAGTCACAAATCaaggaaaatcaaaatacatgatGTTTATTCTGGTATAAAATTATGAGTGAACTTAGTTACTACATTCTGAAAACATTAAAGTGAGGGGAAACTGAGGTGGAAACCTACTCATGTATAGGAAAAAGAGCATTAGATTGATTTGTGAGCACAGATATTTTAGCATTAGGAAATGCTCTACCACCAAACTAGGGGCTACAGGTACTGATGTTTAAGCAGGAGAGGGTCATAAATGAATCATTAGGTGGACTGGTTTACTTGCACTGAGTCTTCAGCCAGAGCTGAAGACAGCCCCCAGGTGAAACCCTCCACATGAATATGTTAGATACACAGcagatcccattttcctgtctttccAAACAAAGGGAGGAATGAAGGACCCACCAAAGGGATTTGCTAGTTAAAATTCTGACAGAAGAAGAACTCCAGTACTTGAAAGTGTcactatttattaatttattagcATGAAAAAATAGTTGACAGGAAGAAAACCAACTAGCACAGATGCAGTGATTCTCATACTCACCAGTGACAACCAGAAGAGACACTGCTTAAATCAAAGGAAGGAGGTTGATGATGTGACCTTGTGTCAGTGTGAACAAGtcctttgtgtctgtgtgtgaagGGGAGGAGAGTGAGGAATGGCAGAATATTGTTTTATCTTCCACATGTGTGTGGAGGGGCTGAAGGAAAGGATTTGGGTACAAGCACAGAGCAGCAACGAACaagttgaatttattttttgcagCCACTTGACTCCAGATTGTTGTAGGGCACACAGGTCTTTTGGGGTACATCCATTTGCTAGGTTCAGGCCAGCTCTACTCCTCTGGACATTCCCAGTGGAGTTGGACTTTCTTATATTTGAGCTGGATTTGGCTTGGCAATGGCAACGCATCATGTCACTAATTCCAACCCTCTCCTTCAACACCTTTGTTTTTCACAAAATACCACTACTCTGTAGTACCAGTTTTAATCAACTGAGCAGTATTCAATCAATATTACCACTTTGTAGTTTAATTAGGATCTTCAAAGTACTACCACATCAAAACTTTAACAATATTTAACAGTCTGCAGATGAATATAAGTGCCAAATTCTAGTTGTAATTGATTtaggagcaaaaaaaaaaaagaagccagtTGGTGATTTTAAAATCAATGGAGCTATGCAGCTTTGCACTACCCAATGAATCGATTTTATACATTTTGTATTAATTCTTATACAATTAGGTAGTGGAGGTGGTTGCTTATGGTGTTGTTAAACTCTTTATATTTGACAATAagcaaaacttaaaaataacaatattaaaaataataacaaattGGAGAAAAAAGTTATGAGTAAGGAACATGAATCTATTCTTTCTAGTTCAAATATCGCATCTACAAGGAGAAATACCAAATATCTTCATGCATTAAAATCCTCTATTGTTATGAGAGCAAACAGAGGGAAATAAACATTCCAGAAAATGGGAGATGGTGACTCTTAGTGCACTGGTTTCGTATTAGGATGAAAGTGCTAATAATGCCTTCTTTAGCTTCAGGACAGTGAAGACACCTGTCCAGCCAGATAACCTAATGTCCAATTTCCTTGCTGCTTATTCTGATAAGAAGTTAAACCATCAGGACCACCCCAGGCCTAGTAGGAGCTTCCTTAGCAGAACAGGGTGGAATGCAGTCTACATCCTGCAGTCCCTGTGGATTCCTGACCTCTGCTGCTACCTGGACATTGATTTCCAGGCTGGAGGCACATGACCCTGCCTGACCTACAACACCAAGCTGAGATAGTTCTGTAGATGCAAAGAAACCCTCTACAGTCTCAGAAATGAGGCAGGGAGTTGTAGCTGGCTGCTAGACCTTGGACACTGAGTTAAAGATGGAAGGGAAAAAGACCTTATCTTGCAAATGTCCCAAAAGCCTGCAATGGTGGTGGCTACTTGGCTTAGCTTGGCCTCAGCTTAATAAAATGTGCTCCTCAGTTCCTTAATCCCTGAGTTTACATCattcctttcttctccctgaCCTGGGATATTTGAAGGCAAAACATGAGCCTCACACACACTTCCCAGATACATTTTCTTCCTGAAGCCATGtcacaagcagcagagaacGCTCATGTTCATCAGGCTGTGCTCTCTGTCCTCTGATTTCCTTCAAGTCAGCTTCTCCTGCTTTCCCCTGATGTAGGTCTGATAGTAGAAGCGTAGGAAGAGAGCCAGGAGGCTGAGGATGTAGAGGAAGACTGCAGTGTTGAAGCCATCAGGGAAGGGGCAGTCCGTGAAGAGGTTGTAGGAAGAATGAGCAGCAATAGCCACAAACTGGCACTGAAAGAGGTGGAAAAAAGAAGCAGCCAGATTAAGGAACCTACATGAGATACACCTCAGCTGGCCATTGAGACCATCACAGCTATCACATCATCCTAGCAGTGTCCTCAACACACAGGATCACTTGATTGCCTCTCCTGACATTCCTGGGAACCTTTCTGTCAAGTTTAGCAgtgttttcccaccaggaaagATGTCCATAAAACCTGGAGGTTTAACCAACCCAGCCTCTCCTACCCTTGGCCCATTTCTCTGCCATAGTGCAGTAACTGAGATGCTGGAATATGGAAACTCAAGGTGGGAGATTCCTCTTCTCCAGTGGTAATAAGGTTATTATACCCataattattttgatttgtattttaaCTTGCAGAGAGGAACTACAGATACTACCTTTATTAATTTAAACAGtcaacattaatttttttttttattttactaaatCACCTGTCTCAACACCCTGAAGCAATGAGTTCTACCTAACAAAGaactattaaatattttttcctgtgctaTAGTTTGCATTacaaatacttttttatttcatgCAATGTTGTCTTTTTCTGCTTTGCCATGCAGGCTAAGTGAGAATTCTGGAGCAGCCTTCACTGCACCACTGTTTTACACATATCCTCTTCCTCTTGTAATTGCATACTTTTGGTTTGCAAAGCCTCTCTTTGAGTGGAAAAATCTCTCCTACAATCATTGTCCCTCTCTGGACCATTGCATTTATGCTGTATCTTTGAAAAAACACAAGGTTTTCCAGATTTGTAACTTCATCAGAGATGAAGGGAAGAAAACCCAAAGGGATTTTCTACAGAAAGAGTAAGATTCACATATTTCTCTTTAACTTGCCTGTTTGCCTGCAGTTAGAGACCCCCTTCCTTTCTGAAGGAACTGAATCAAGGCTCCCCCATCTGCTGCCCTACTAAGAATCCAAAGCTTCCCTGAATCAATTCCCCCACCTCTCCACATCAAGCTCTGTTTTCAGTGCTCCATATACAACATAAAAAGGAGGAATCAAAttgttaatttttctcttccctccccATTACAAAGCTGTGGATAATCAGTTTGAGATGGTCACTGAAGGCCTCTGATAGTCTTGTGAAAGCAGCATTTGGAGCAGGTCATCCATGGCTTCACCTCTCAGAGTGGCACATGAAGGCACCTGGGGATGTGCTGCCCTCCATGGGCAGCAATCAGATGGAGCCAGTGAGGTGACAGACAGCAGGGGCCATCACACCTGAGCTGTGGGAGGGTAGGGGTGAACACCTGGAGCTAATTACCAGCTGCAGGATGGTCAGGTAACGCTTCCACCACAGGTGCCGGTGCATCCGCGGCCCCAGGCTGGCCAGGGCATAGTAGCCGTACATGAAGATGTGGACAAAGGAGTTCAGCATCCCGACAAAGAAGGCTGAGGAGTGAAGAAATGAGGGTGAACAAGGCACATGACCCATTCCAGGCTAACCCTGTGAAGGGCTCACAGCCACTCTGATGATGCTTCCAAAATACACCACACCCACCTCTATGCATGAACATTCCACCTGGGATCTCATACCTCCCATGCAAAACCAGGACACTGTGGAAGCACGTCAGCTTCTCCCTTCCTTCAGCATCCAGAATCATTGGATGGGTTGGGtcggaagggaccttaaaggttgTCAGCTACAACCCCCAGGGCACATCTCCCACTAGTGCTGCCCCAAAGCTCCATCtcacctggccttgaacactgccagggttAGGGCATCCATGATATACCCATCCCATATCAAGTGTTCAGAGACAGTTATAAGGGCTTCAAAGACAGAGGAGAGACTTTGATCGTCTGACCTAAGCATTTCACACCATTCTAGTGTCAAGGCCGTGTAGCCAAAATGATTTCCCAAAAGAAGGATGCCCCAGCATCTTGTATAGGGCCTACCTAGAGTGGCTTAGTACCCAGATGCTTCTCTTCCAGTTGAGCAAAAAGGGGCAGCGTTTTGGATACAGcccagaaatgggcacagccagagcaggaaaCAGAGCCAGAACCTGGGCTGAGTGGGGAGTGAGGGAGCACTGCTCTGGGAGGAGATATAGATACACCTTCTGTGggatgttatttttttctgtttggagcCACTCTGATGGCACACTCTTATTCTGGGTGAGGCAGTGAACATGGCAGCCTAAATAGCCCCAAGAGCTGAGCAGATGGGATCATCTGAAATGCACGTTTTTCTCACCTTTGGAAGTAGGTGAGCTTCCTATCTGCCAGTCAGCCCATCTGCACTGTTAATGCTACCTCCACGGCCCCAAAAAGCCATGAGAAACACAAGGTTTTCTTGCGGAGCATTTCTTACAAGCATACCTTGTCCTCCAGGCACGTatttgacccctgaccaccaGTTGAAGAGCATAGAGCTATGATGGTACACGTGCAGAAAAGTCACCTGCTCTTGTTTCTTGCGCAGAATTAAGAAAACCTGAAAGAagccaggaaaaggaaaatcttGAGTCAACGTGTTTAGACAAAAATTTCACAGTAATAAGTTATAAAAATAGCTAATGATGAGTCTGAATCTCCTAGACCCATTTCCTCTGCTGTTGACAAAAACTGGTGAAATGCAATAGAACTTATAGGGGGAGCTAGAAGACAGAATTTCTTCCATAAAGccccaaatatttttatgtCTGGATTCAAGGCCCAAGGTTCAAAGAGTACGCATCTTCTGAGACTATGACTGAGCTTCCATACAATTCACAGCTGCTTGGAACTGCTCCTGTTCAGGACATAGGTTCTATATTTACTGCTACCAGACAATAACCCACAGAAAATACATTCTCTTGAATGGCCAAACCCTTCTGGAATTTGTATTAGTAAAGAGAATGGTTTTGCCAGATGAATGCGTGTCACGTCACTACATTTCACCATGCACATTGATACACACACACGACAAAAAGTGAATCTGCTTTTCAGGCACTCAGGactggcaaaaacctgcttttgtTGCTGATGCAAACAGAGAGGGGCTTGACCAAAACCCTGGCAATAGGCCTAGGAAGGATCCACATGTTAATTCACATTTCAGTGGGTTGTCAACTTACACCCCAGAGAGCTGTGAAATTTCAGGCTAGGACACAGCTGTCTTCTGCTGGCCAAGCAGAGGCCTTGTCCAGTCACTTCATTCATTTACAGTGCAGAAGGATACCTGAAGACAAGCTGTAAAGAGGTGGACTTTCAATTCCCCCAGGACACAAACCTTTagtgcagagctctgggaaaATCCATGGCAGCAGAGATGCCAGGACTTGTCCAGCTCCTTTTCTGCCTCACTGTTAGTCAGCCAGCCAGGCAATAGCAGAACCTGTGTGGCACCAGCAGCTAAAATTTTGGGGAcccacctggcagcagccaggggggTAAAGCCTCTCCCCTAGCATTGTGCCCAGCCTCAGGAagggtgctggggagggaatgTGTGCAGCCAAGGGATGGAGACAAGCAGCGAATCAATACAGGATCAACCCAGGACATCAGCTCTGGCATGCTTCCCCTTTCTGCCAAAGAAGTTATCTGTGTCCAGCCCCGGTCCCgctgaggagctgagccctcCTTACCGTATCCAGCAGCTCGATGACTTTGGAGAAGAAGAACCACCAACACACTCTTGCCATCTGCTGGGCAGCACAAGGCACGGCGGTTAGAGCTTTACCCAAAAGCAACATATTTTCAACCACGCTGTATCCCTGCCCACCCGGGGTCTGCAGCAAGGGGGGAAAATTAagggtttccttttttttttttggtcacatGGCAAGACTCTGAAAACCCGAAAAGATAATATGATGCCTGCATCTCTTCCAAGCAAGGCATCATAATTCCAAATTCAAAGAGAAATAACTCATGCAGCTTTTTTGGAAAGCTGACACTGGTGGGACCGAAACCCTTGTGATGACCAAGGAATAGTTTTAGCTAAACCCCTCTGCTAAAAGAAGGGTTGCGTGAGATTTCTGCCACACAAGGCAGAGGAcataaaaatcagttttcttgTTGGAAGAGATTACCCAGAATCCTTATAATCCATGTGAAGAATCACACTTATTTCAATAATCAATATACAAAAATGATACTTCACCTGGTAAGATCACCCTCTCTGAAGTGGTCAAAGAAAAAACTTAGATGGCTGGGTTGACTGAGATGATTAATTTTAGAGAGCTAAAACAAAGTGCAACAACTGTTGAAGGAGAAAATTTAGTGGAATAGATTTACAGATTTACAACAAACTGGAGTCAAACCCTTCCTAGCCATGCAAATTGCTATTTGCAAAAGaatctgtgcagccacaggaggGCAGGGCCTAAAGCAAGCTTTCTCCAGAACTGTACCCTCATTCCTAGCTCACTCCGGCTGTAATCCACTGGCTGGCACAGGTAGCTGTAGTTGGCCAAGACTGAAGTGACCA
The nucleotide sequence above comes from Passer domesticus isolate bPasDom1 chromosome 5, bPasDom1.hap1, whole genome shotgun sequence. Encoded proteins:
- the LOC135300752 gene encoding potassium voltage-gated channel subfamily A member 5-like, giving the protein MEIALVTLENGGTTAIAGTDDPAAAGGRARWRGHLLHPGCSPQLSDGKESAPPAPPPPPPPPPAEDEQRERPPPGPRAGGGGGADGPDERPAELRAAPAPPPRPPPRAARPAADMGPSEEGGHRWGMAMAAAGDEEEEAAAANPGAMHHQRVLINISGLRFETQLGTLNQFPDTLLGDPDKRIRYFDPLRNEYFFDRNRPSFDGILYFYQSGGKLRRPVNVSIDVFADEIRFYQLGEEAMERFREDEGFIKEEEKPLPRNEFQRQVWLIFEYPESSSSARAIAIVSVLVILISIITFCLETLPEFRDEREMPVPLPPQGGGLNGTPGDSPPMQPPSSLADPFFIIETTCVIWFTFELLVRFFACPSKPEFSRNIMNIIDIVAIIPYFITLGTELAHEQQQPGAGSSNGGGGQQQAMSLAILRVIRLVRVFRIFKLSRHSKGLQILGQTLKASMRELGLLIFFLFIGVILFSSAVYFTEADDPESHFSSIPDAFWWAVVTMTTVGYGDMRPVTVGGKIVGSLCAIAGVLTIALPVPVIVSNFNYFYHRETDHEEQAILKDEHSSAQGSTAGGEVKRRPSKNSLNKSVVHLENSEEFNNGTGSSEKANIKAKSNVDLRKSLYALCLDTNRETDL
- the LOC135300755 gene encoding very long chain fatty acid elongase 4-like; translated protein: MASTWQKAQEFYNWILESGDPRTDPWPLVYSPLPVTLVFISYLFMVALGPSCMRQWWRLELRAPLLIYNLAMVALSSYMFYEFLVTSVLANYSYLCQPVDYSRSELGMRMARVCWWFFFSKVIELLDTVFLILRKKQEQVTFLHVYHHSSMLFNWWSGVKYVPGGQAFFVGMLNSFVHIFMYGYYALASLGPRMHRHLWWKRYLTILQLCQFVAIAAHSSYNLFTDCPFPDGFNTAVFLYILSLLALFLRFYYQTYIRGKQEKLT